A genomic stretch from Falco cherrug isolate bFalChe1 chromosome 3, bFalChe1.pri, whole genome shotgun sequence includes:
- the SYBU gene encoding syntabulin isoform X4, which yields MSAAGSKRSSFSRNRGPYGRNNGSLSYKSGASPPASREKDSLSTLCKNQLSPANIHQSYRASSASSSNSGSYKGSDSSPVMRRSGRYNSCADNHSIKPQNPEQYLTPLQQKEVTVRHLKTKLKESESKLKERETEIEELKAQLGRMREDWIEEECNRVEAELALKEARSEIKQLKQVIETMKNSLAEKDKKIQKYFIDINIQNKKLESLLQSMEMAQNGSARDEQCLEYVCDSEGKPLALCATVPDSLIAEDQALEEVADSGLLLNEDTANGSDSSEESLTTTASELSDPALSSSAVNKGMLENVLDEKLTSSQEEEKRSNMMVEQSVQTDVVPYSLDVEQLIQNIFRAQDACPLSPPSSLKELGDSLGSFSDSGIIVDLTPSDPTSAILLSPMESPCRKVEHRVNGNRFMKELDFTEPHDDEAFGYVNTFSQAGIKRRYWSRSLLRDVLAVAAPVVPTIMWAFSTQRGGTDPIYNIGALLRGCCLVALHSLRRTPFNIKT from the exons ATGTCTGCTGCTGGAAGCAAAAGATCATCTTTTTCTCGCAA TCGTGGCCCTTATGGTCGGAATAATGGATCCTTATCCTACAAGTCTGGAGCCAGCCCACCTGCTTCCCGTGAAAAGGACTCTCTGTCAACACTGTGCAAAAACCAGCTGAGTCCTGCTAACATCCATCAGAGTTACAGGGCTtcttcagccagcagcagcaactcaGGCTCATATAAAGGAAGCGACAGCAGCCCAGTGATGAG gcgATCAGGGAGGTACAATTCTTGTGCTGACAATCACAGCATTAAGCCACAAAATCCAGAGCAGTATTTGActcctctgcagcagaaagaagtTACAGTACGGCATTTGAAGACAAAACTGAAGGAATCTGAGAGCAAACTTAAAGAAAG ggAAACAGAAATAGAAGAGCTCAAAGCTCAGCTGGGACGGATGAGGGAAGACTGGATTGAAGAAGAGTGTAATCGTGTGGAGGCGGAGCTGGCCTTAAAGGAAGCACGAAGCGAAATTAAACAACTCAAGCAGGTTATTGAAACCATGAAAAACAGCTTGgctgagaaagacaaaaaaattcagaaatacttcatAGATATAAACATTCAAAACAAGAAACTGGAATCTTTGCTGCAGAGCATGGAGATGGCTCAGAATGGCTCTGCGAGGGATGAGCAGTGCCTGGAGTACGTGTGTGACTCAGAGGGGAAGCCGCTGGCGCTGTGTGCCACAGTGCCGGACAGCCTCATCGCAGAGGACCAGGCTCTGGAGGAGGTGGCAGACAGTGGGCTGCTGCTTAATGAGGACACAGCTAACGGGAGCGATTCATCTGAAGAGAGTTTGACCACCACGGCCTCTGAGTTGAGTGATCCAGCTCTCTCCAGTTCTGCTGTGAATAAAGGGATGCTTGAAAATGTTCTGGATGAAAAACTAACTTCTtcccaggaggaggagaaaagaagcaaCATGATGGTGGAACAGTCTGTGCAGACTGATGTGGTGCCATATAGCCTAGATGTGGAGCAGCTCATTCAAAACATCTTCAGAGCTCAAGATGCCTGTCCTCTAAGCCCACCTTCTTCACTGAAGGAATTGGGTGATTCTCTTGGAAGCTTCAGTGATTCTGGTATCATTGTGGACTTAACTCCAAGTGATCCAACCTCTGCCATCCTTTTGTCTCCTATGGAGTCTCCATGCAGGAAGGTGGAGCACAGAGTTAATGGAAACCGTTTCATGAAAGAACTTGATTTTACAGAACCTCATGATGATGAAGCCTTTGGGTATGTCAATACTTTCTCTCAGGCAGGAATAAAGAGGAGATACTGGAGCAGGAGTCTCCTCAGAGATGTTCTGGCTGTAGCAGCCCCTGTTGTACCAACTATCATGTGGGCTTTCAGTACTCAGAGGGGAGGAACAGATCCCATTTATAACATCGGAGCGTTGCTTCGTGGTTGCTGCCTGGTGGCCCTGCATTCTTTACGCCGTACACCCTTCAATATCAAAACCTAA